From Xylanivirga thermophila, the proteins below share one genomic window:
- the pflA gene encoding pyruvate formate-lyase-activating protein has protein sequence MTGKIHSIETMGLTDGPGIRSVVFFQGCRLRCAYCHNPDTWSRDGGREFTAEELLKKVLRFKPYFERSGGGITCSGGEPLLQPEFLVEFLKLCKENGINTAIDTAGFGNGQYEEVLRYTDLVLLDIKHVNDEGYERLTGRGFRDFWNFVDALNNLDKAIWIRHVVVPGITDSKEHIEKLRKMIKGFNNVKKVELLPYHVLGVNKYREMGIPYRLDGIRPMSKDKIEKLEHILKVS, from the coding sequence ATGACTGGAAAAATTCATTCTATAGAAACTATGGGTCTTACAGATGGTCCTGGCATCAGATCTGTAGTATTTTTTCAAGGTTGTAGACTAAGATGTGCATATTGCCATAACCCTGATACATGGAGCAGAGATGGCGGGAGGGAATTTACGGCAGAAGAACTGTTAAAAAAGGTATTGCGCTTTAAACCATATTTTGAAAGGTCAGGAGGAGGTATTACCTGCTCGGGCGGTGAGCCCCTTCTTCAGCCTGAATTCCTGGTTGAATTTTTAAAATTGTGCAAGGAGAATGGTATTAATACTGCCATCGATACAGCGGGATTTGGCAATGGACAATATGAGGAAGTACTAAGATATACAGATTTGGTGCTATTGGATATAAAGCATGTAAATGACGAAGGATATGAGAGGCTTACAGGTAGAGGCTTCAGGGATTTTTGGAATTTTGTAGATGCTTTAAACAATCTGGACAAGGCTATATGGATTAGGCATGTGGTTGTACCAGGGATTACGGATAGCAAGGAGCATATAGAAAAACTAAGGAAAATGATAAAGGGGTTTAATAATGTAAAGAAGGTTGAACTTCTTCCCTATCATGTGCTTGGAGTAAATAAATATAGGGAGATGGGTATACCATATAGATTAGATGGCATACGCCCGATGAGCAAGGACAAGATAGAAAAGCTTGA
- a CDS encoding YaiI/YqxD family protein: MKIFIDGDGCPVVNLTIKIAKSYGIKVIVVKDISHELWDDYATIITVDQSPDSADFYIANNITKGDIVVTQDYGLSAMVLAKEALCITQNGLVISPKNIDQLLGYRHFNQELRRKHKKYTKIKKRSSQSDMEFKKNLSALIETKSKAYNQKNR; this comes from the coding sequence ATGAAAATTTTTATAGATGGAGATGGTTGCCCAGTTGTTAATCTGACCATCAAAATAGCTAAATCATATGGCATAAAGGTAATTGTAGTTAAAGATATATCCCATGAATTATGGGATGATTATGCTACTATTATAACCGTTGATCAATCTCCTGATAGTGCTGACTTCTATATTGCCAATAATATTACTAAAGGAGATATTGTAGTTACTCAGGATTATGGACTTTCTGCAATGGTCCTTGCTAAAGAGGCCCTATGTATAACCCAAAATGGACTCGTAATTTCTCCAAAAAATATAGATCAGCTCCTAGGATATAGACATTTTAATCAAGAACTCAGAAGAAAGCATAAAAAATATACAAAAATTAAAAAAAGGAGCTCCCAATCAGATATGGAGTTTAAAAAAAATCTAAGCGCTTTGATTGAGACAAAATCTAAAGCATATAATCAAAAAAATAGGTAA
- the pflB gene encoding formate C-acetyltransferase yields the protein MRKEWTGFNAGNWNDEIDVRDFIQRNYEPYHGDHSFLEGPTVRTQKVWDICNDLLKEELKKGVLDIDTDTVSGIDSFKPGYIDRDNEVVVGLQSDAPLKRTINPFGGIRMVKSELKAYGYELDEEKDKIFNEYRKTHNQGVFDAYTEDMRTARSVGLLTGLPDGYGRGRIIGDFRRIPLYGIEFLIAQKKQDLKKLKGFMDDELIRLREEVSDQIRALVKMENMANAYGFDISRPAKDAKEAVQFLYFGYLAGVKENNGAAMSLGRTSTFIDIYIQRDIKNGIITEVGAQELIDQFVIKLRLVRQLRTPEYNELFAGDPNWVTEAIGGMGEDGRTLVTKNSFRFLHTLNNLGPGPEPNMTVLWSERLPENFKKYCAKMSIMSDSIQYENDEVMRPIYGDDYGIACCVSAMEMGKQMQFFGARCNLAKALLYAINGGVDEKRGILVIPGIEKIEDNELDYDKVCKNYFKVLENIAELYVNTMNVIHYMHDKYAYEAGLMALHDTHVKRSMAFGVAGLSVVADSLSAIKYAKVRPVRENGIAVDFEIEGDFPKYGNDDDRVDDIAVEILKRFIAELRKHGTYRGAKHTLSVLTITSNVVYGKKTGSTPDGRKAGEPFAPGANPMHGRDESGALASLNSVAKLPYCNVCEDGISNTFSIVPDALGKDEINREDNLCAILDGYFSQGAHHLNVNVMDREMLIDAMNNPEKYPTLTIRVSGYAVNFNRLTREQQLEVIKRTFHENM from the coding sequence ATGCGAAAAGAATGGACAGGATTCAATGCAGGAAATTGGAATGATGAAATAGATGTAAGGGACTTTATCCAAAGAAATTATGAGCCTTATCATGGTGATCATAGTTTTCTAGAAGGTCCTACTGTTCGGACTCAGAAGGTATGGGATATTTGCAATGATCTGCTTAAGGAAGAATTAAAAAAAGGCGTATTAGATATTGATACAGATACTGTTTCCGGTATTGATAGCTTTAAGCCTGGTTATATAGATAGGGATAATGAAGTTGTAGTAGGTTTACAATCAGATGCACCACTTAAAAGGACTATTAATCCATTCGGTGGAATAAGGATGGTAAAATCTGAATTGAAGGCCTATGGATATGAGCTTGATGAGGAAAAGGATAAGATATTTAATGAATATAGAAAGACACATAATCAGGGAGTTTTTGATGCATATACCGAAGATATGAGGACAGCAAGAAGCGTTGGATTACTGACTGGACTTCCAGATGGATATGGCAGGGGTAGAATAATAGGGGATTTTAGAAGGATCCCACTCTATGGTATAGAGTTTTTGATAGCCCAAAAAAAGCAAGACCTTAAGAAATTAAAAGGATTCATGGATGATGAATTGATAAGATTAAGAGAAGAGGTATCTGATCAAATAAGGGCATTGGTAAAAATGGAGAATATGGCTAATGCCTACGGCTTTGATATATCACGGCCTGCAAAGGATGCAAAGGAAGCCGTGCAGTTTTTATATTTTGGGTATCTCGCAGGGGTAAAGGAGAATAATGGAGCTGCTATGTCTTTAGGTAGGACAAGCACCTTTATAGATATATATATACAGCGGGATATAAAAAATGGCATTATAACTGAAGTTGGGGCACAAGAGCTGATAGACCAGTTTGTAATTAAGCTCAGGTTGGTAAGGCAGCTTAGGACACCTGAATATAACGAATTGTTTGCAGGGGATCCTAACTGGGTTACAGAGGCCATAGGAGGAATGGGAGAAGATGGGCGTACCCTTGTAACCAAAAATTCATTTAGATTTCTCCATACATTGAATAATCTAGGTCCAGGGCCTGAACCCAACATGACGGTATTATGGTCCGAAAGGCTTCCTGAAAACTTCAAAAAGTATTGTGCAAAGATGTCCATAATGAGTGATTCCATACAATATGAAAATGATGAGGTCATGAGGCCTATATATGGTGACGATTATGGGATTGCTTGCTGTGTATCGGCCATGGAGATGGGCAAGCAGATGCAATTCTTCGGTGCAAGATGCAATCTGGCAAAGGCACTGTTGTATGCCATAAACGGTGGCGTGGATGAAAAAAGGGGAATATTGGTAATACCGGGCATTGAAAAGATAGAAGATAATGAATTGGATTATGACAAGGTATGTAAAAATTATTTTAAAGTCCTAGAAAATATAGCCGAACTATATGTAAATACCATGAATGTTATACATTATATGCATGATAAATATGCTTATGAAGCTGGTCTTATGGCACTCCATGATACACATGTTAAGAGATCTATGGCATTTGGAGTGGCAGGACTGTCCGTAGTTGCAGATTCACTGAGTGCTATCAAATATGCAAAGGTTAGGCCCGTAAGGGAGAATGGGATAGCAGTAGATTTTGAGATCGAGGGCGATTTCCCTAAATATGGTAATGATGATGACAGGGTAGATGATATAGCAGTTGAAATATTAAAGCGATTTATAGCTGAGCTTAGAAAGCATGGGACATACAGAGGTGCTAAGCATACTCTATCTGTTCTGACCATTACATCCAATGTAGTATATGGTAAAAAGACAGGCTCAACGCCAGATGGTAGGAAGGCGGGAGAACCATTTGCACCTGGTGCCAATCCAATGCATGGCAGGGATGAGAGTGGTGCACTTGCATCCTTAAACTCCGTAGCTAAGCTGCCTTATTGTAATGTATGTGAAGATGGTATTTCAAATACATTTTCAATTGTACCAGATGCGTTAGGCAAGGATGAGATCAATAGGGAAGATAATCTATGTGCCATATTGGATGGATACTTTTCTCAAGGAGCCCATCATTTGAACGTGAATGTAATGGATAGGGAAATGCTTATTGATGCAATGAATAATCCGGAGAAATATCCTACACTGACAATTAGAGTTTCAGGATATGCTGTAAACTTTAACAGACTTACAAGGGAACAGCAGCTTGAGGTTATAAAAAGAACATTCCATGAGAATATGTAA